Proteins encoded in a region of the Deltaproteobacteria bacterium genome:
- a CDS encoding M20 family metallopeptidase, whose amino-acid sequence MKNLKSEKIFHRMVELRRAFHQYPELAFKEEKTAQLIMAELDRLSIPYNYGGVGGGVIAGIVSGNGPTVALRADMDGLPGDESTGLSFSSKNEGKMHVCGHDGHMAILLGAAALLKEAPPKGNVVLVFQPAEEKGGGSKRMIADGALNKVKAIFAGHITRHYRVGEIMVAKGIITAQSDSFVITIKGKGGHGARPHEAVDAIVVTGLLISAIQTLVSREINPAHPSVITIGRIEAGSAGNVIAEKATLMGTIRTTMPEVRKHIIDGLHRMAAATGQLHNANVAVEIREGYPPVVNSEKAAAIAKKAAVTILGKEGALEMDYPSMGSEDFAYYLKKKPGCYVRFGGRREGWENIPLHSPSFDFDEEVLKVGASFFDAVARIAIDEFTKNDNVTS is encoded by the coding sequence ATGAAAAACCTTAAGTCGGAAAAGATCTTCCATCGGATGGTGGAACTGAGAAGGGCCTTCCATCAATACCCTGAGCTTGCCTTTAAAGAAGAAAAAACAGCCCAACTGATTATGGCCGAACTTGATCGTTTGAGCATTCCCTATAACTATGGCGGAGTCGGCGGCGGAGTCATTGCGGGAATAGTCAGCGGTAATGGCCCGACAGTGGCGCTTAGAGCCGACATGGACGGCCTGCCGGGTGATGAAAGTACGGGACTTTCTTTTTCTTCAAAAAACGAGGGAAAGATGCATGTATGCGGCCATGACGGACATATGGCCATCTTGCTTGGCGCTGCGGCGCTATTGAAAGAAGCCCCCCCCAAAGGGAATGTGGTCCTTGTTTTCCAACCGGCAGAAGAAAAGGGGGGAGGATCGAAACGAATGATAGCGGATGGCGCTCTTAACAAGGTTAAAGCAATATTTGCCGGGCATATAACACGCCATTACAGGGTTGGAGAAATTATGGTGGCAAAGGGTATAATAACGGCTCAGTCCGACAGTTTTGTCATAACCATAAAAGGCAAAGGGGGGCACGGCGCCCGACCTCACGAAGCCGTTGATGCTATTGTCGTTACCGGCCTCCTCATTTCAGCTATTCAAACACTTGTTTCCCGCGAGATCAATCCCGCCCATCCTTCTGTCATCACCATTGGACGCATCGAAGCGGGAAGTGCGGGAAACGTTATTGCAGAAAAGGCAACGCTCATGGGAACGATCAGAACAACCATGCCTGAAGTGAGGAAACATATTATAGACGGACTTCACAGGATGGCCGCCGCAACAGGGCAGCTCCACAATGCCAATGTTGCCGTTGAAATCAGGGAGGGCTACCCGCCTGTCGTAAATAGTGAAAAAGCAGCCGCTATTGCAAAAAAGGCAGCCGTCACCATCCTCGGTAAAGAAGGAGCCCTTGAAATGGATTACCCCAGTATGGGTTCCGAGGACTTTGCCTACTATCTGAAGAAAAAACCGGGCTGTTATGTCAGGTTCGGCGGACGCCGCGAAGGATGGGAAAATATCCCTCTTCATAGTCCTTCCTTCGACTTTGATGAGGAAGTCCTTAAAGTAGGGGCATCCTTTTTCGATGCAGTCGCAAGGATCGCAATAGATGAATTTACTAAAAACGACAATGTCACTTCTTGA
- a CDS encoding YbdK family carboxylate-amine ligase: MNLLKTTMSLLEFKPSESTNIGLEMELQLLDPASMNLVEGILPILEENKGNDLIKAEFNQETIEVTTGICKNFNELQSNIFSTILTVKNSCNKLGMTLSGGGTHPFCKRLARITPTKRYLEIEKRTGYLAHIHRTYSLHVHIGMKSGEEAIYVMKRLRSYLPLFLALSASSPFWWGHESGYASYRHRLLASMRSYGLPHYFKDWNDFTSFFEGASRAGAYVTVKDLHWDMRPRPDMGTLEVRVMDGQPTLRKTLALAAFVYLTVGGIKKSRDKTNIIELLPLTPYWVERENHFMASRSGIDSPYILDNSGNTSPTRDIIDLTIDSIKNSDDIGGAFKHLDHVKEILEKGTSTTEQRKVFKERGSLKAVSASLVKELEEELLNYTNSLKENHHSLSG, from the coding sequence ATGAATTTACTAAAAACGACAATGTCACTTCTTGAATTCAAACCTTCGGAAAGCACAAATATAGGTCTGGAAATGGAGCTTCAGCTCCTTGATCCCGCGTCAATGAATCTAGTTGAAGGAATACTCCCCATCCTGGAAGAAAATAAAGGAAACGATCTGATAAAGGCTGAGTTTAACCAGGAAACAATAGAAGTCACAACAGGAATATGCAAAAATTTCAATGAACTGCAGTCCAATATTTTTTCAACAATATTAACAGTAAAAAACAGCTGCAACAAGCTGGGGATGACCCTTTCCGGCGGTGGCACACATCCCTTCTGCAAGCGTCTCGCCCGGATAACACCCACAAAGAGGTACCTGGAAATTGAAAAAAGAACAGGTTACCTGGCCCATATCCACAGGACCTACTCTCTCCATGTTCACATTGGCATGAAATCAGGTGAAGAGGCGATATATGTCATGAAAAGACTAAGGTCCTACCTCCCCCTTTTTCTTGCACTCTCTGCAAGCTCCCCTTTCTGGTGGGGACACGAAAGCGGTTACGCCTCATACCGCCACAGGCTTCTTGCTTCCATGAGAAGCTATGGCCTTCCCCATTACTTTAAGGATTGGAATGATTTCACTTCATTCTTTGAAGGGGCTTCCCGTGCCGGCGCCTACGTGACGGTAAAAGACCTGCACTGGGACATGAGGCCACGGCCGGACATGGGAACACTTGAGGTAAGGGTCATGGATGGTCAGCCTACGTTGAGAAAAACATTGGCCCTTGCCGCTTTTGTCTATCTCACCGTTGGAGGCATTAAAAAAAGCAGGGATAAAACCAACATTATTGAGCTATTGCCTCTCACCCCTTACTGGGTGGAGAGAGAAAACCACTTTATGGCCTCAAGAAGCGGAATTGATTCTCCATATATTCTGGACAACAGCGGGAATACAAGCCCCACGAGGGATATTATCGATCTAACAATCGACTCGATTAAAAACTCAGACGATATAGGGGGGGCATTCAAACATCTTGACCATGTAAAAGAGATCCTCGAAAAAGGAACCAGCACAACAGAGCAGCGAAAGGTATTTAAAGAAAGGGGATCACTGAAGGCCGTTTCAGCCTCGCTGGTAAAGGAGCTGGAAGAGGAGCTTTTAAATTACACGAATTCACTGAAAGAAAATCATCACAGTCTGTCGGGATAA
- a CDS encoding glycerophosphodiester phosphodiesterase family protein has protein sequence MSRAFIKIGHRGASAYEPENTLPAFSKAIELGADMIELDVHLCRSGELVVIHDENVERTTNGSGLVPDMILEALKKLDAGKGESIPLLSEVIDLIDKRCALNIELKGKGTALPAVRIVSAAIKEKGWLKDDFLFSSFSREELIASREAFSDIKLGLNIAEVADEFSSFANDLSLFSIHPDAHIVTKELVGRIHKLGMKVFVWTVDDPRQIAWMKKLGVEGIFSNYPDRL, from the coding sequence ATGAGTAGAGCGTTTATAAAAATAGGCCACAGGGGAGCATCGGCTTATGAACCGGAAAATACGCTTCCCGCTTTCTCGAAAGCCATTGAGCTGGGCGCAGACATGATAGAACTTGATGTTCATCTTTGCCGGAGCGGTGAGCTTGTCGTTATTCATGATGAGAATGTTGAGAGGACGACAAACGGCAGCGGGCTTGTGCCGGACATGATACTGGAAGCATTGAAAAAACTGGATGCAGGAAAGGGCGAGAGCATTCCCCTCCTGAGTGAAGTGATAGACCTTATCGATAAAAGGTGCGCCTTGAATATAGAGCTTAAAGGCAAAGGGACGGCCCTGCCCGCAGTCAGGATTGTTAGCGCTGCGATAAAAGAAAAGGGCTGGTTAAAAGATGATTTTCTTTTTTCGTCATTTAGCAGGGAGGAATTGATCGCCTCAAGAGAGGCCTTTTCAGACATAAAGCTTGGCCTTAATATTGCTGAAGTTGCCGATGAATTTTCTTCTTTTGCCAACGATTTGAGCCTATTTTCTATTCACCCCGACGCCCATATTGTAACCAAAGAACTGGTTGGCAGGATTCACAAGCTGGGCATGAAGGTATTTGTCTGGACCGTCGACGATCCCCGGCAGATAGCGTGGATGAAAAAGCTTGGTGTTGAAGGGATTTTTTCCAATTATCCCGACAGACTGTGA